From Brienomyrus brachyistius isolate T26 chromosome 21, BBRACH_0.4, whole genome shotgun sequence, the proteins below share one genomic window:
- the gpx4b gene encoding phospholipid hydroperoxide glutathione peroxidase: MRLIRTALLVVTLARRGCVRAMSAEAEDWRKATSIYDFSAKDIDGNLESLEKYRGYVCIITNVASKUGKTPVNYTQLAKMHDTYAEQGLRILGFPCNQFGKQEPGTEEEIKEFAKGYNANFDLFSKIDVNGENAHPLWKWMKEQPHGKGTLGNNIKWNFTKFLIDREGKVVKRYSPMDDPVVIEKDLPKYL, translated from the exons ATGCGGCTGATCAGAACTGCGCTGTTGGTTGTCACTCTCGCGCGGCGAGGGTGCGTTCGAGCGATG TCTGCGGAGGCTGAAGACTGGCGCAAGGCCACGTCCATTTACGATTTTTCTGCGAAAGACATCGATGGCAACTTGGAATCCCTGGAGAAATACCG AGGCTACGTTTGCATCATCACCAATGTCGCCTCCAAATGAGGCAAGACCCCTGTAAACTACACTCAGCTTGCGAAGATGCACGACACGTACGCTGAGCAAGGTTTACGAATCCTGGGTTTTCCCTGCAATCAGTTTGGTAAACAG gaaccaggaacagaggaggaGATTAAGGAGTTTGCTAAGGGTTACAATGCTAACTTTGACCTCTTCAGCAAGATCGACGTCAATGGGGAGAACGCTCACCCCTTGTGGAAGTGGATGAAGGAGCAGCCACATGGGAAAGGGACACTGGGAAA CAACATCAAGTGGAATTTCACAAag ttCCTCATTGACCGTGAAGGCAAAGTTGTGAAGAGATACTCGCCAATGGATGACCCAGTT GTGATTGAAAAGGATCTTCCCAAGTATCTGTAG
- the LOC125716572 gene encoding DNA-directed RNA polymerases I, II, and III subunit RPABC1-like isoform X3 produces the protein MDDEEETYRLWKIRKTIMQLCHDRGYLVTQDELDQTLEEFKSQFGDQPSQGRPRLTDLTVLVAHNDDPTDQMFVFFPEEPKVGIKTIKMYCQRMQEENIRAIIVVQLGMTPSAKLSLVDMAPKYILEQFLQQELLLNITEHELQKYPCFQT, from the exons ATGGACGATGAAGAGGAGACCTATCGACTATGGAAAATTCGGAAAACGATCATGCAG tTGTGCCATGACCGAGGTTATCTAGTGACCCAAGACGAACTGGACCAGACACTAGAGGAATTTAAGAGCCAGTTTGGAGACCAGCCCAGTCAAGGACGACCGCGACTTACGGATCTCACTGTTCTGGTTGCCCACAATGATGACCCCACAGATCAGATGTTCGTCTTTTTTCCAG AGGAACCTAAAGTTGGCATTAAGACCATCAAGATGTACTGCCAGCGGATGCAGGAGGAAAACATCAGGGCCATCATTGTGGTGCAGTTGGGCATGACACCATCTGCTAAACTG TCTCTAGTTGATATGGCTCCCAAGTACATCCTGGAGCAGTTTCTGCAACAAGAACTTCTACTCAACATCACAGAACATGAG